GCGCTCGAGTCGGCAAAGCGCGGCGAAGAGCTGAGCTTGCAGCTCGACATCGCGGATGCGCCGGACCTTGCGGGATATTTGGGAACCGCATCGGCAGAGATGGCCGATACCACGCCCGAGCAGTACCTGGCCGCCGTTCGCGCGGTGACGGGGACGGATATCAAACGCGTAGCTGGGCAATATCTCAACGCGGACCGCATCGTCGTAGCATCGAGCGTGACGAACGTGGCGCCGGCGGCGACGGCGAAGTCGCAGACCGTTTTGTCTGCTGCATCGTCCAACGCTCCTTTGCCGTCGTGGGCGGCGGCTGCATCGGTCCCACCCGAAACGCTGCCGTTGTCCATTACTCCTATGGATGCGACGCTGCCGAACGGGCTGCGCGTCATCTCTGTGCCGATACGCGGATCGGGATTCGTATCCGTGTACGGCCGCGTCCATGTGGACGCGAACATGGAGGCGCCGCCGGGCGCCGAAGGCGTGGGCTTGCTGCTCGACCGCCTTATCGCACAGGGACCGGCCGATATGTCGCCGGAAGCGTTCGCGCGCGCCGTCGACGAGATCGGCGGCCAACTGCACGGAGGATCGAGCTTCCAATTCAGCGTCGCGCCGCCGGATTTCGATCGAGGACTCGCCCTCTTGTCGGACGACGAGCTGCATCCGACCTTCGACGACACAGCGTTTGCGAACGCGCGTTCAGCGGTGAGCGCCAACGCCGACAATTCGATTCACACGATGGGGGCATGGATCGGTCAAACGCTCAATGCCCATCTATTCCCACCGTCCGATCCGAGCCTTCGCGTGGCGAACTCGGATAGCGTCGGAGCGCTGGCGACCGACGATGCGCAGGCATACTACACAGCGGCGTTTCGGCCCGACCGAACGGTCATCGTCGTCATCGGAGACGTCGATCCGAGCACGGCATCGAGTGAAATCGGAAAGTGGTTCGGAACATGGCAACGCCCCGTGACGCCGGCTCCCGCCGTCGACCTCCCTGCCGTGCCGCAAAATAAGCCGTACTTCCAGAACCAGCCGGATCCGGGATTCGGTTACAAGCTTGTGACGCTGGAAGAAACACTCGACGTCACTCCCGTCAGCCAGCAGGCGTCAGCGTTGACCGCCGGGGTCGAGGCTCTCGGCGGCACGCTCTCGGGCAGCCGGTTTGCGCGCGACATCCGCGATCACGCCGGGCTCGCGTTCTTCGTATCCGACTCGCTCGCCATCGGACCGACTCGATCGACCTACAGCGTGCGATTCGTCAGTCTTCCGGCGAACGCGGAAAAAATCAAAGGCATCATTCTCAAAGACATCCGCGCGATGCAGACCTCTCCGCTGTCTACCGCCGATCTGACGCAAGTCAAAGCGCTCCTGATCCGTCAGCTCGTCCTGCAACTCGACAGTCCGCAATCAATCGCGGGGAAGTACCTGGATCTTGCCGTCGCGGGCGAACCGCTCAACCAGCCTTCGCTCGATGCTCGCACGTATCTGACCTTGACGCCGGACGACGTCCGCGCGGCGTTTGTGAAACTCGTGCGCGCACAGGGGTTCGTCGATCTCGAAGTCGGGGGTTCATGATCGCATTTGTCGCGGCGCTCGCGGTCGCCGCTGCGTCCCTGACATCGTCTTCGCTTTCGGCAAGCGGCGCGGCCGTGGACCGCGCCACGCTCGCCAACGGACTTCGGATCATCGCCGTTCGCGACGCGATCGCGCCGGTAGTCACGGTCGAGATGACATACCTCGTGGGAGCCGTCGATACGCCGCCCGGTTTTCCCGGCATGGCGCATGCGCAAGAGCACATGGCATTTCGCGGACTCGCCGGCCTTACCGGCGACCAAGTTGGCGGCATCTTCGCCGAACTTGGCGGTGACGCGAACGCTTTCACCCAGCCGACCACGACGACGTTTCGCACGACGCTGCCCGCAGCGGATCTCGGAATCGTCTTGCACGTCGAGGCGTGCCGGCTGCGCGGCATCGACGACGCTGCCGATGAATGGGCGCGCGAACGCGGCGCTATCGAACAGGAAGTCGCTCGCGATAGCTCCTCACCCGCATACGTCAGCCTTCGCAGTATGCAGGCGACCGCATTCGCAGGAACTCCGTACGCCGTAGACGGCCTTGGAACCCGATCGTCGTTTGACGCGACGACGGCGGGCATGCTTCAGGAATTTGCGCGGCGCTGGTACTCGCCCAACAATGCGGTGCTCGTGATCGCCGGTGACATCCAACCTGCGGACGCTATAGCACAAGCGACGGCCTTGCTCTCGGGCATTCCCGCCGGCCCACCGCCGCAGCATGCTCGCGTCCTTCTTGGCGCCGTGCATGCGCCGTCCGCCCACGTACCCGGGCTCGCAGCCGATCTTGTGGCCTATCGGCTGCCCGGAAGCGATAGCCCTGACTTTGCCGCTGCCCGAGTGCTCGTGGACGCGCTTGCCGATAAGCGCAGCGCGCTTGGCGCGCTCGTTCTCCGCGGCAGAGCGCAGGAAGCGGGCATCGCGCCGATCTTCGGACTTCCCGCCGCATCGTTCGTCATCGTGCATGCGTCGTTCGCCAACTATCAGGGCGGCGGTATCGCGCGTGACCTGCTCCAGCAGATCATCACGGATTATTCCTCGCTCGGCGTGCCCTCGGATCTCGTGACGGCAGCGCAAAGACGCGAAGCATTGTCGGTCCAGGCCCTCCCCGGATCGACAGACTCTGTCGCCGATGCGTGGACGAACGCCGTAGCGGTCGAAGGCCACGATTCGCCGGACTTCGACGCCGCGGCGTATGCGCGCGTCACGGTCGCCGATGTGAACCGCGTGGCGAAGAAATATCTCGACGCGTCACAGGCCATCAGCGTCGTGTCCGACCTGCGGGTGGCCGCTGCAAAGCGGAAGCCGGAGTCGAATCCCGAGGTTTTTGCACCGCAATCCGTCGCGCCGAAATCCCTTCCGGATTGGGCGCAGCCGGCCACGATCGACCCCGCGTCGTTAGGTTTTGCCGCGACCGAGCGCACGTTGTCCAATGGTTTGCACGTGATCGTCATTCCGCAGCCGGAAAGCGGTGTCGTCGTGATCCGGGGGCGCGTCATATCGCAACCTTCTTTGGAGGAACCTCAGGGAAAGGAGGGCGTGGCCAAGCTCACCGATCTCATGCTCGGGTTTGCGCCGCGGGCGACAGATCAATCGACATTTGCGACGGACCTCGATTCCATCGGCGCCGATGAAAAGACGGGCAGCGAATTCGGGATCGCTGTCCTGCGCGGCGATTTCGACCGCGGCGTCCAGTTGCTCGCCGAAAGCGAGACGACGCCGGCTCTTTCCAAGCAAGCATTTGATATCGCACGAGCGTCGGTGTTCATCGATGCGCTGACGGCCAGCGCCGTGGACCAGGCCGCCGCCGCGCGCATTTACCCGGCAGGCGATCCGGAACTGCGTTCGATCTCCATCACTTCCTCGCTCTCGCTCACGATGGCGGATGTGACGCGGTACTACGGTTCGTCGTTCATCCCGAATCTCACCACCATAGTCATCGAGGGACCGGTCACAGCCGATGACGCGGTCGCCTCTGTGAGCAAGTGGTTTGGATCGTGGCGGGCGGCTCTCATACCGCCGGTCACCGATCTTCCGCCGGTGGCGCCGAATTCCGCCGATTCCGTGTTTCTCCGCGATGATGCCGAACAAGCCGATAACGTCGATATGAAAGAATCCATCGAAGTCGTGCGATCGAATCGCGACTATTATCCGCTCCTGTTGGCAAATGAGATACTCGGCGGAGACGGTTTTGCCTCGCGCTTGTTCGACGATCTGCGCGAGCAGCAAGGACTCGTCTACTCTGTCGGAACCGATCTGAATGTCGGGGATACGAGGTCGACGTTCGGAATCGGCTTTGCATGCGATCCGGTCAATGTGTCGCGCGCGGAAGCGATCGTGCGTCACGACGTCCTTGCCCTCACGCAATCGCCACCCGGCGATGCGGAACTCGCGCGCGCTAAGCTGCGGGTCGTCGGTCGACTCGCCCTCGGCCTCGCGAACCAAGACGACTTTGCGACCCACGCGCTCGACCTCAGCACGGCCCGTTTGCCGCTTGATGAGGATGCACGAGCCGTTGATGCCATCGAGCATCTAAGCGGGCAGGATGTGCAAGCGGCATTTGCGCGGTGGATTCGAGCCGGCGATTTCGTCACTGTCGTCTCGGGGCCGGTGCCGCACTGAGCACGTTATGAGAAACCTTTTCGTCGCGGCGTCCGCGTTTTGCGTCGCCGTCCTTGCCGTCGGCGCAGCCGCAGCACCGTCGTTTGCTGATACATCTTCCGTCGCGCGGGCCACGCTCGCCAACGGGCTCCGGGTCATCGCGGTCCGAGACACACTTGCACCGGTCGTGACGACCGAGATGAACTATCTCGTGGGTTCGGAGGACGATCCGCCAGACGTGCCGGGCATGGCGCATGCGCAAGAGCACATGCTGTTCCGCGGCTCGACCGGAGTAAGCGGTGCGCAGCTTGCAAGCATCGCTGCCGGGCTCGGCGGTGATCTCAACGGCGACACGCAGCCCACCGTGACGCAATACATCTTCACCGTGCCTGCAAATGCTCTCGACGTCGTGCTTCACGTCGAAGCCGACCGCATGCGCGGGGCGCTGCTCTCGCAGGACGACTGGATCAAGGAGCGCGGTGCGATCGAACAAGAGGTCTCATCCGATCTCTCCAATCCGATCTACCGAGCTCGGGCGGATCTTCTTGCGGATATGTTCGTCGGCACGCCGTATGCGGCGCCCGGTGTCGGCACGCGCGACGCGTTCGATTCTTTGAACGCATCATCGATCAGGGCGTTCTACGACCTCTGGTATCATCCGAACAACGCCATCCTCGTCGTCGTCGGTGACGTTGAACCATCCACTGTTATCAGCGATGTGACGCGCTTGTTCGGCGCGATCCCCTCTGCTCCGCTGCCGGCGCATCCGTCGTTTGCTTTGCCGGCGCCGAAACTGGCCGACGTCTCATTCGACACGGCCCTGCCGCTAGGGTTCGCGCTCGTCGCATACCGGTTCCCCGGCTCCGATACGCATGATTTTGCCGCCGCAGAGGTGCTGGCCAACGTCATGGCCGACGAGCGTTCGCCGTTCTTCAGCGGCATACCGCATGACAAAGTCTACAAC
The Candidatus Eremiobacteraceae bacterium DNA segment above includes these coding regions:
- a CDS encoding insulinase family protein, with the protein product MDNRPIHIAAIAFFVAGSITAAPAYADSPAVARVTLDNGLRVVVERQATAPIATVSMDYLFGVADSPSSNAGLAFGVSEFMTRQVDGLNADQLSKLVGAVGGSVNVYTAETLTRFVSTVPSVDLPTILMLEAARMRGLGATSADWNLDRRLEAQNLRQLSTSYGYIWGREVGNALFPGWTPVRDIAMPDALGATPFADVSAFWNRWVGPNNAVLVVTGDVDPNSVVALAKSDFGSLRKIVVGKHDDQSAPAPHGATISIKGDVVARWAYACVELPGLGSQDYAAGQVIERALNAASADIHALALQGTAISANFSTVFQARQALVACGQASTGRDTDPKTVAKKMRDVLTTLAAQGLSESALESAKRGEELSLQLDIADAPDLAGYLGTASAEMADTTPEQYLAAVRAVTGTDIKRVAGQYLNADRIVVASSVTNVAPAATAKSQTVLSAASSNAPLPSWAAAASVPPETLPLSITPMDATLPNGLRVISVPIRGSGFVSVYGRVHVDANMEAPPGAEGVGLLLDRLIAQGPADMSPEAFARAVDEIGGQLHGGSSFQFSVAPPDFDRGLALLSDDELHPTFDDTAFANARSAVSANADNSIHTMGAWIGQTLNAHLFPPSDPSLRVANSDSVGALATDDAQAYYTAAFRPDRTVIVVIGDVDPSTASSEIGKWFGTWQRPVTPAPAVDLPAVPQNKPYFQNQPDPGFGYKLVTLEETLDVTPVSQQASALTAGVEALGGTLSGSRFARDIRDHAGLAFFVSDSLAIGPTRSTYSVRFVSLPANAEKIKGIILKDIRAMQTSPLSTADLTQVKALLIRQLVLQLDSPQSIAGKYLDLAVAGEPLNQPSLDARTYLTLTPDDVRAAFVKLVRAQGFVDLEVGGS
- a CDS encoding pitrilysin family protein; translation: MIAFVAALAVAAASLTSSSLSASGAAVDRATLANGLRIIAVRDAIAPVVTVEMTYLVGAVDTPPGFPGMAHAQEHMAFRGLAGLTGDQVGGIFAELGGDANAFTQPTTTTFRTTLPAADLGIVLHVEACRLRGIDDAADEWARERGAIEQEVARDSSSPAYVSLRSMQATAFAGTPYAVDGLGTRSSFDATTAGMLQEFARRWYSPNNAVLVIAGDIQPADAIAQATALLSGIPAGPPPQHARVLLGAVHAPSAHVPGLAADLVAYRLPGSDSPDFAAARVLVDALADKRSALGALVLRGRAQEAGIAPIFGLPAASFVIVHASFANYQGGGIARDLLQQIITDYSSLGVPSDLVTAAQRREALSVQALPGSTDSVADAWTNAVAVEGHDSPDFDAAAYARVTVADVNRVAKKYLDASQAISVVSDLRVAAAKRKPESNPEVFAPQSVAPKSLPDWAQPATIDPASLGFAATERTLSNGLHVIVIPQPESGVVVIRGRVISQPSLEEPQGKEGVAKLTDLMLGFAPRATDQSTFATDLDSIGADEKTGSEFGIAVLRGDFDRGVQLLAESETTPALSKQAFDIARASVFIDALTASAVDQAAAARIYPAGDPELRSISITSSLSLTMADVTRYYGSSFIPNLTTIVIEGPVTADDAVASVSKWFGSWRAALIPPVTDLPPVAPNSADSVFLRDDAEQADNVDMKESIEVVRSNRDYYPLLLANEILGGDGFASRLFDDLREQQGLVYSVGTDLNVGDTRSTFGIGFACDPVNVSRAEAIVRHDVLALTQSPPGDAELARAKLRVVGRLALGLANQDDFATHALDLSTARLPLDEDARAVDAIEHLSGQDVQAAFARWIRAGDFVTVVSGPVPH